The genomic interval cctcccccgcccccccggggccccggccctCACGGCAGCGCTGAAGCGGGTGCGGATGAGGCCGGGGGCGACGGCGTTGAGGCGGATGCCGCGGGCCCGCAGCTCGGGGGCCATGGCCTTCACCAGCCCCAGCAGCGCCGCCTTGCTCACGCTGTAGGGGCCCAGCGCCTGCCGGCGCCGCCCTCCGTCAGCCCGTCCCGCCCAACGTCCCACCGGCCAGCCCACCATCCAGCCCAACGGCCATCCCATCATCCAGCCCACCATCCAGCCCACCATTCAGCCCAATGATCATCCCAACGTCCAGCCCAACATCCAGGCCAACGGCCATCCCAAGGTCCATCCCACTGTCCAGTCCAACAGCCATCCCACCATCCAGCCCAATGGTCATCCCAACGGCCAGCCCAACATCCATCCCACCATCCAGCCCAACGGCCAGCCCACCATCCAGCCCAACGGCCATCCCATCATCCAGCCCACCATCCAGCCCaacatccatctctccatccagcCCAATGTCCAGCCCAACGGCCATCCCATCATCCAGCCCAACGGCCAGCCCACCATCCAGCCCaacatccatctctccatccagcCCAATGTCCAGCCCAACGGCCAGCCCACCATCCAGCCCaacatccatctctccatccagcCCAACGGCCAGCCCATCATCCAGCCCaacatccatctctccatccagcCCAACGGCCAGGCCACCATCCAGCCCAACCTCCAGCCCAACATCCATGTCTCCATCCAGCGCACCATCTAGCCCAACATCCAACCCAACATCCATCTCTCTGTCCAACCCAACGGCCAACCCACCATCCAGCCCAACGTCCATCCCACCATCCAGCCCAACGGCCAGCCCAACATCCACGTCTCCATCCAGCCCAACATCCAGCTCAACATCCATTGTTCCATCTCTCCATTGTTTCCTCCATCCATCCAATGTCCATCTCTCCAACTCTTTCTCCATCCGTccctccacccatctctccatccttccctccatccATTCCTCTATCCGTGTCTCCATCCATGCCTCCGtccttccctccatccatcccaATGGCCAGCCCAACGGTCAGCTCGccacccagccagccagccagcccaaCATCCAGCCTACCATCCTTCTCTccacccatccctccatccatcccaccATCCATCCTTCCACTGACCCCTCCATCCTTTCCTCCACCCATTCTTCCATCCATCCCAACGTTCATCCCACCATCCATCCTAGTGTccacccatccctccatccatctgtGCCTCCATCCTACCACCCATCCCACCACCCATCTCACCATCccaccatccctccatccatccatcccaatGTCCATCCCAacgtccatccctccatcccattGCCCGTCCCaccatccctctctccctccaccccccctcccctAGACCCcggcgtggggggggggcggagcctCACCGGGAAGGGCATGTACCCAGCCAATGACGACACCAACACAATGGACCCACCACTgcgggggaagggggcgggaCAGGCTGGAGGAGGTGGGGCCACACCGGGCCCCACCCCCCTCACCCCATCAGCAAGCCCCACCTCCTCACCCCCTTTTCTCCATGTGGGGCACCACCAGCTTGATCAACATGGCCGCCGCCGTGACGTTGACCTGGAAGATCTGGAAGGGGCGTGGCCAGAGAGGTGGAAGGGGTGTGGTCAGAGAGGGTGTGGCCAGGTGGGGGGTGGGACCGGGGGGGGCGGGACCCACCTTCTCCCAGGCGGCCTCATCGGCCTCCAGGGCGCTGCCCATGACGGGGTTGACGGCGGCGTTGGACACCAGGATGTCGATGCCCCCATGGCGCTCCAGGGcctgcccccgcccgcccgccggggcccaggcgtccgggtcagcTCCGGCACCTCGCCCCCAcccaccggggcccaggcgtccgggcgatcCCGCCACTTGCCCCCCGCGACCTCTCCTGGGGATGGGCCCAGCTGTCCCTCACCCAacatgggcccaggtgtcctcccaagaggggcccaggtgtcccccacccaaaggggcccaggcatcccccaacatgggcccaggtgtccccaacCCAACACAGGCCCAGGTGTCACCAACCCAAGGGGGCTCAGGTGTCCCCAACATGGGCCCAGGTGTTCCCCAcccaagggggcccaggtgtccccccaacaggggcccaggtgtccccaacCCAACACAGGCCCAGGTGTCACCAacccaagggggcccaggcgtccccaacatgggcccaggtgtccccaacCCAACACAGGCCCAGGTGCCCTGCTCCCATGGGGCCCAGGCATCCCCCacccaagggggcccaggcgtccccaacCCAACACAGGCCCAGGTGTTCCCAacccaagggggcccaggcgtccccaacatgggcccaggtgtccccaacCCAACACAGGCCCAGGTGTCCTGCTcccatggggcccaggcgtccccaacatgggcccaggtgtcccgaacccaagggggcccaggcgtccccaacatgggcccaggtgtccccaacccaagggggcccaggcgtcccccccccccttccccggcacggggcccaggcgtccggccctcACCGTGTCGACGAGGCGCTGCCGGTCCTGGGCCCGGCCCACGTGGCAGACGGTGCCGCTGACgctgagcccccggccccggagctgggccaccgccgccgccacccgctccTCCCGCCTCGAGCTCAGCACCacccgggcccccgccgccgccaggcgccccgcCGTCGCCAGCCCGAtcctgcggggcgccggggggtgccgtggggtgccgtggggctctATGGAATCTACGGGGCTCTATGGGGCTCTATGGGTTGCCATGGGGCTCTATGGAGTCTTTGGGGCCCTATTGGTGGCCACGGGTCACCATGGGGCTCTATGGGTCACCATGAGTCACCATGGGGCTCTATGGGTTGCCATGGGACTCTATGGAGTCTTTGGGGCCCTAAGGGTCACCACGGGTCACCATGGGGCTCTATGGGTCTCCATGGGGCTCTAAGGAGCCTACCGTGCTCTATGGGTCACCGTGGGACTCTATGGGTTGCTATGGAGTGCTGTGGGGCTCTATGGGTCACCATGGGGCTCTATGGAGTCTTTGGGGCTGTATGGGTCACCATTGGTCACCATGGGGctctatggggtgctatggggctctGTGGGCCACCATGGAGCTCTATGGGTCACCATGGGGCTCTATGGAGTCTTTGGGGCTGTATGGGTCGCCACGGGTCACCATGGGGCTCTATGGGGTTGCCATGGGGGctctatggggtgctatggggctctATGGGTCACCGTGGGGCTCTATGGGTTGCCATGGGGGctctatggggtgctatggggctctATGGGTCACCATGGGTCTCTATGGGTCACCATGGGGCTCTGTGGGGCTCTATGGGTCACCATGGGGCTCTATGAGTCGCCATGGGACTCTATGGGTCACCATGGGGCTCTGTGGGGCTCTATGGGTCACCATGGGGCTCTATGGGTCGCCATGAGGCTCTATGGGTTGCCATGGGGCACTATGGGGCACTACGGGGTGCTACAGGGCTCTATGGGGCGCTGTGGGGAGCTATGGGGctctatggggtgctatggggcactATGAGGTGCTACAGGGCTCTATAGGGTGCTGTGGGGAGCTATGGGGCGCTATGGGGCACTATGGGTGCTATGGGCTCCGGTAGGACAGCCTGAaagcacccggacacctgggccccgtgTGGCGGGGGAGGGgcctggcccggacgcctgggtcccaagTCCacggtgtgtgtgttgggggggggggggccaggcccggacgcctgggcccctgggacagcacagctggggaaagggtacccggacgcctgggccccgaggctgttggggggggagggggtgctggcccggacgcctgggccctgggggggggggctggcccggacgcctgggccccggacgcctgggcccacggcactcacccgtcggAGGCGGCGGTGACCAGCGCCACCTTGCCCGCCAGCGGCCCCGCTTGCGCCGCCAtcgccccccggcgccccacggccGGACTCTGcccccccggggggcggggcctgggcagggggtggggcctgagggggcggggctggcagggaggtgggggcggggctcTAGGAGCACTGGGGAGGGTCTGTGGGAGCACCGGgaaggcactgggagcactgaggtGGCActgggagcagtggggagggtctgtgggagcactgggatggcaCTGGGAGGGTACTGGGAGGTATTGGGGAGCACTAAGAGGGTatctggggacactgggagcgctggggtgGCACTGGGAGCATTGGGGAGGgtcactgggagccctgggagggcaCTGGAAGCACTGGAATAGCACTGGGAGAACTGGGGAGGGTCTCTGGGAACTCTAGGAGCACTGgaagggcactgggagcactggggagggtCTCTAGGAGCACTGGGAGGGTCTCTGAGAGCACTAGGAGCACTGGGATGGCACTGGGGAGGGtctctgggagcactgggatggctCCGGGAGCACTGGGGAGGGTCTGTGGGAGAACTGGAAGAACTGGGAGGGCTCTGGGAAGGCACTGGGGATGGTCTCCAGgagaactgggagcactgggaaggcactgggagcactggggatggTCTGCAGGagaactgggggcactgggagcactgaggaTGGTCTCTAGGAGAACTAGGAGCACTGGGAAGCCACTGGagtggcactgggagcactgggagggtcTCTGGAAGCACTAGGAGCACTGGGATGGCACTGGGGAGGGtctctgggagcactgggatggctCCGGGAGCACTGGGGAGGGTCTGTAGGagaactgggagaactgggagGGCTCTGGGAAGGCACTGGGGATGGTCTCCAGgagaactgggagcactgggaaggcactgggagcactggggatggTCTGCAGGagaactgggggcactgggagcactgaggaTGGTCTCTAGGAGAACTAGGAGCACTGGGAAGCCACTGGagtggcactgggagcactgggagggtcTCTGGGAGCACTAGGAGCACTGGGATGGCACTGGGGAGGGtctctgggagcactgggatggctCCGGGAGCACTGGGGAGGGTCTGTGGGAGAACTGGAAGAACTGGGAGGGCTCTGGGAAGGCACTGGGGATGGTCTCCAGgagaactgggagcactgggaaggcactgggagcactggggatggTCTGCAGGagaactgggggcactgggagcactgaggaTGGTCTCTAGGAGAACTAGGAGCACTGGGAAGCCACTGGagtggcactgggagcactgggaagggtCTCTGGGAGCACTAGGAGCACTGGGATGGCACTGGGGAGGGtctctgggagcactgggatggctCCGGGAGCACTGGGGAGGGTCTGTAGGagaactgggagaactgggagGGCTCTGGGAAGGCACTGGGGATGGTCTCCAGgagaactgggagcactgggatggcactgggagcactggggatggTCTGCAGGagaactgggggcactgggagcactgaggaTGGTCTCTAGGAGAACTAGGAGCACTGGGAAGCCACTGGagtggcactgggagcactgggaagggtCTCTGGGAGCACTAGGAGCACTGGGATGGCACTGGGGAGGGtctctgggagcactgggatggctCCCGGAGCACTGGGGAGGGTCTGTGGGagaactgggagaactgggagGGCTCTGGGAAGGCACTGGGGATGGTCTCCAGgagaactgggagcactgggaaggcactgggagcactggggatggTCTGCAGGAgacctgggagcactgggagggtcTCTAGGAgacctgggagcactgggaagccACTGGagtggcactgggagcactgggaagggtCTCTGGGAGGACTAGGAACACTGGggtggcactgggagca from Struthio camelus isolate bStrCam1 chromosome 29, bStrCam1.hap1, whole genome shotgun sequence carries:
- the LOC138062704 gene encoding uncharacterized protein — its product is MEGRERRLGGGRGTRSCHPQCSQCPPSQCSQCLHRPSAVPPLWAIPGLPVTLPSAPSAVPVLLVPPDTLLGLPNTSQYPPSAPSAIPVLPVTLPSAPSAVPVLPETLLSAPSATPVFLVLPETLPSAPSATPVASQCSQVSCRPSPVLPVPSQCSQFSWRPSPVPSQSPPSSPSSPTDPPQCSGSHPSAPRDPPQCHPSAPSAPRDPSQCSQCHSSGFPVLLVLLETILSAPSAPSSPADHPQCSQCHPSAPSSPGDHPQCLPRALPVLPVLLQTLPSAPGAIPVLPETLPSAIPVLLVLPETLPSAPSATPVASQCS
- the LOC138062809 gene encoding dehydrogenase/reductase SDR family member 4-like isoform X1, coding for MAAQAGPLAGKVALVTAASDGIGLATAGRLAAAGARVVLSSRREERVAAAVAQLRGRGLSVSGTVCHVGRAQDRQRLVDTALERHGGIDILVSNAAVNPVMGSALEADEAAWEKIFQVNVTAAAMLIKLVVPHMEKRGGGSIVLVSSLAGYMPFPALGPYSVSKAALLGLVKAMAPELRARGIRLNAVAPGLIRTRFSAALWENEGAKEQVMTTLGIERLGTPEDCAGVVAFLCGPEAAYVVGETVVVAGGAPSRL
- the LOC138062699 gene encoding uncharacterized protein — protein: MIIPTSSPTSRPTAIPRSIPLSSPTAIPPSSPMVIPTASPTSIPPSSPTASPPSSPTAIPSSSPPSSPTSISPSSPMSSPTAIPSSSPTASPPSSPTSISPSSPMSSPTASPPSSPTSISPSSPTASPSSSPTSISPSSPTARPPSSPTSSPTSMSPSSAPSSPTSNPTSISLSNPTANPPSSPTSIPPSSPTASPTSTSPSSPTSSSTSIVPSLHCFLHPSNVHLSNSFSIRPSTHLSILPSIHSSIRVSIHASVLPSIHPNGQPNGQLATQPASQPNIQPTILLSTHPSIHPTIHPSTDPSILSSTHSSIHPNVHPTIHPSVHPSLHPSVPPSYHPSHHPSHHPTIPPSIHPNVHPNVHPSIPLPVPPSLSPSTPPPLDPGVGGG
- the LOC138062809 gene encoding dehydrogenase/reductase SDR family member 4-like isoform X2, whose amino-acid sequence is MAAQAGPLAGKVALVTAASDGIGLATAGRLAAAGARVVLSSRREERVAAAVAQLRGRGLSVSGTVCHVGRAQDRQRLVDTALERHGGIDILVSNAAVNPVMGSALEADEAAWEKIFQVNVTAAAMLIKLVVPHMEKRGGGSIVLVSSLAGYMPFPLWENEGAKEQVMTTLGIERLGTPEDCAGVVAFLCGPEAAYVVGETVVVAGGAPSRL